Proteins from one Camelina sativa cultivar DH55 chromosome 8, Cs, whole genome shotgun sequence genomic window:
- the LOC104708459 gene encoding uncharacterized protein At3g28850-like: MKGMKERLVKKIKLITTVKTLKQGLALHKSNIDRTIHHLRDEIVAESGQSRGCVTPTLLELEDAEVEQSLEEERRILLEFEDNCPPGGEDSVVFYTTGLRGVRKTFEACRRVRFLLENHKVMFRERDVSMDSEFREEMWRLLGGKVTSPRLFIRGRYIGGAEEVVALNENGKLKKLLSGISQVDSPCEACENERFLICSSCNGSSKVLADHHDEETSNDKMWTRCIDKMWTRCIECNENGLVRCPLCT; this comes from the coding sequence ATGAAGGGAATGAAGGAAAGATTAgtgaagaaaatcaaactcATCACCACTGTGAAGACGTTAAAGCAAGGCTTAGCTCTTCATAAGAGTAACATTGATCGCACAATCCATCATCTAAGAGACGAAATAGTCGCTGAATCTGGTCAAAGCAGAGGTTGTGTTACACCAACACTACTGGAGCTTGAAGATGCAGAGGTGGAACAgagtcttgaagaagaaagaaggattcTTTTGGAGTTTGAAGACAACTGCCCACCCGGAGGAGAAGATTCGGTTGTATTCTACACGACGGGGCTGCGAGGAGTTAGGAAAACATTTGAAGCTTGCAGAAGAGTGAGATTCTTGTTGGAGAATCACAAGGTAatgtttagagagagagatgtttcCATGGATTCAGAGTTTAGAGAGGAGATGTGGAGGTTGCTTGGTGGGAAAGTTACCTCTCCGAGGCTGTTCATTAGAGGTAGGTACATTGGAGGAGCAGAAGAAGTTGTAGCATTGAACGAAAACGGGAAGCTTAAAAAGCTTCTATCAGGAATCTCGCAGGTTGATTCGCCTTGCGAAGCTTGCGAGAACGAAAGGTTCTTGATATGTTCTAGTTGCAATGGAAGCTCGAAAGTCCTTGCGGATCATCACGATGAAGAGACTAGTAACGATAAGATGTGGACGAGATGCATAGATAAGATGTGGACGAGATGCATAGAATGTAACGAGAATGGGCTTGTGAGATGTCCTCTTTGTACGTAA